The Stratiformator vulcanicus genome has a segment encoding these proteins:
- a CDS encoding OmpP1/FadL family transporter: protein MRRVSVLALLLIAMLPATVRAQGLVFPAAGPIGRSFGGANTAVPLDATSALTWNPATLSALPGNEIAFGSELLLANTRLDSTIPARALGPGAPPTTRTGVARSDSGLAAIPSIAMVFRPLGPDSPLTTGIGLLATVGGSVNFPGSGSPVLNPTNPPGGGRTPPFTFGFGPQAASAALFEIVPTASYKINDWLSVGGGPVIASMTMSLDPAFFARPNDANGDGVSTFPAATHGRPYWGGGFRLGALVALTDDLNVGFAYKSPIWMETFVFNSYDELRSPLRLRLPFTIPQIFSAGVAYKGLPGTIVAADLRWLDYATTKTLGESPADGGTGWDSIWAFSLGAQHELNQMVTVRIGYTVNENPVPAAGTLFNTQLPGMIQHTFSTGATVKLNESVSMSLAYVHGFEGSSQGPILQIPGATVAIDTEYDSLVAGVNVAF, encoded by the coding sequence ATGCGAAGAGTTTCAGTGCTGGCCCTGCTCCTTATTGCGATGCTCCCTGCAACGGTTCGCGCGCAAGGTTTGGTCTTCCCCGCCGCTGGGCCGATCGGCCGATCGTTCGGTGGTGCGAATACGGCGGTACCACTCGATGCCACGTCGGCGCTCACATGGAATCCGGCGACGCTCTCGGCGCTACCCGGAAACGAGATCGCCTTCGGAAGCGAACTCCTGCTTGCCAATACTCGTCTCGATTCGACGATCCCGGCCAGGGCGCTCGGTCCCGGCGCACCGCCGACGACACGGACCGGCGTCGCGCGGAGCGACAGCGGCCTAGCCGCGATTCCGTCGATCGCGATGGTCTTCCGGCCACTCGGCCCCGATTCGCCGCTCACGACGGGGATCGGGTTGCTCGCCACAGTGGGGGGCTCGGTCAACTTTCCGGGCAGCGGCAGTCCGGTGCTCAACCCGACCAATCCTCCCGGTGGCGGCCGAACGCCGCCCTTTACTTTCGGCTTCGGCCCTCAGGCCGCAAGTGCGGCGCTGTTCGAGATCGTGCCTACCGCCTCCTACAAGATTAATGACTGGCTGTCGGTCGGCGGCGGCCCGGTCATCGCCTCGATGACGATGTCACTAGATCCGGCGTTCTTTGCCAGGCCGAATGATGCGAACGGAGATGGTGTTTCAACCTTTCCGGCCGCGACCCACGGGCGACCCTATTGGGGCGGCGGGTTTCGGCTCGGCGCACTCGTTGCCCTGACCGACGACCTCAATGTCGGATTCGCCTACAAGAGCCCGATCTGGATGGAGACGTTCGTCTTCAATTCGTACGACGAGCTGAGATCCCCTCTCCGACTCCGGCTTCCGTTTACGATCCCGCAGATCTTCAGTGCGGGTGTCGCCTACAAGGGTCTGCCCGGCACGATCGTCGCCGCCGATCTCCGTTGGCTCGATTACGCCACGACCAAGACGCTGGGTGAATCACCGGCCGACGGCGGTACCGGCTGGGACAGCATTTGGGCCTTCTCGCTGGGAGCACAGCACGAACTCAATCAGATGGTCACGGTCCGGATCGGCTACACGGTCAACGAGAACCCCGTCCCGGCCGCGGGGACGCTGTTCAACACGCAGTTGCCGGGCATGATTCAGCACACCTTCAGCACCGGGGCGACGGTCAAGCTCAACGAATCGGTCTCTATGTCGCTCGCCTATGTGCACGGGTTCGAAGGCAGCAGTCAGGGGCCGATTCTTCAGATCCCGGGAGCGACGGTGGCGATCGATACTGAGTACGACTCGCTCGTCGCGGGTGTCAATGTCGCGTTCTGA
- a CDS encoding helix-turn-helix domain-containing protein, with the protein MHSPFFFQKSFRDFDELAIESQAWNLDLRQFDRGSFRGEIFQVGTTRSLLSRARFGRQLVQAGSAPYGMRTFAFPSANTRDFEWRGRTVTNSDLLVFPVNGELQAVSDATFEVDTLSVSDEILDSVEMPEFGRSGESAVLRCDRTRLNAFRQRLKEIQRDIETQSDVVLLPSFQAEFDVMLAQGIASIASVGRVQLRGERSAGHRAVGRAVEFMAEHAHLAVTIPEVATAAGVSERALRYGFQERFGLSPKQYLQACRLNGVRKALVAGDSRVSIQDVAIRWGFWHMGQFAADYRRHFGELPSDTQARFAA; encoded by the coding sequence ATGCACTCGCCGTTCTTCTTTCAGAAGTCGTTCCGCGACTTCGATGAACTCGCCATCGAATCGCAGGCTTGGAATCTCGACCTCCGGCAATTCGACCGTGGCTCGTTTCGCGGGGAGATCTTCCAAGTCGGGACGACGCGATCGCTGTTAAGCCGAGCACGGTTCGGTCGACAACTCGTGCAGGCCGGGTCGGCCCCGTACGGTATGCGAACGTTCGCATTTCCCTCCGCAAACACACGCGACTTCGAATGGCGCGGACGGACAGTGACCAATTCCGACCTGCTGGTCTTCCCCGTCAACGGCGAGTTGCAGGCCGTCTCGGATGCGACGTTCGAAGTCGACACCCTTTCGGTCTCCGACGAAATCCTCGATTCGGTCGAAATGCCCGAGTTCGGACGATCCGGCGAATCAGCGGTGTTGAGGTGTGATCGCACGCGGCTCAACGCGTTTCGTCAGCGGCTGAAGGAGATTCAGCGCGACATCGAGACTCAGTCGGATGTCGTGCTCTTGCCCAGTTTTCAGGCCGAGTTCGATGTGATGCTGGCTCAGGGAATCGCATCAATCGCTTCGGTCGGGCGTGTTCAGCTCAGGGGCGAGCGCTCTGCGGGCCACAGGGCCGTTGGCCGTGCGGTCGAATTCATGGCCGAACATGCCCACCTTGCCGTTACGATCCCGGAGGTCGCGACTGCGGCGGGAGTGAGTGAACGGGCACTGCGCTACGGCTTCCAAGAACGTTTCGGTCTCTCGCCTAAACAGTATCTGCAAGCCTGCCGTCTCAACGGTGTTCGCAAGGCGCTGGTCGCGGGCGACTCGAGGGTGTCGATCCAGGACGTCGCGATCCGCTGGGGGTTCTGGCACATGGGCCAATTCGCCGCCGACTACCGTCGCCACTTCGGCGAACTGCCATCCGACACGCAGGCTCGATTTGCCGCCTGA